From Camelina sativa cultivar DH55 chromosome 5, Cs, whole genome shotgun sequence:
ATCTTGTGTGGTAATATGATGAAACCAAGTTAAACTTAAACTCGACAATAATTAAGTGGTATCCCAAAAAATTAATCCCGTTTTTAGTTTATTGAAAATAGCATGACGACTATATTTTTGAACTCTACCAAACCTTTGTTGCACGCTGAAATAAACGACAAGGTGCTTCAATATAGATAGTACCATCTATATACGAGTATACGACATGCTGCCATGTAGATGTAGTTTAAATTAAGTTGAATGGAACGATATGTCgggttttgtaatttattaaagCTGATCAGAACGAGGTTTAGGTACCTAGTCGTGACGTAACAAATAGatagagacaaaacaaaaatgttgtaaaaaaacGAAACTCACTTTATATATTCTTCAAATGTTTACAAGGGAAACACAACATTATGATGATGTccattaaattataaaatttaaataattgtttataGTGTGATATACAATCATAGTTTAAACTTCTCTGCAATTTGAGCATCCACATGCTGCCATGCTCTGCCTCTCCACACGCTTGTCCCTAAACAAACTGTATTGAGACTCAAACAAAAAAGTACAGCGTAgttttaattaatcattttcctatttaattatattttcaactCAAGTAAACAGTAACACTAAGCACCCAATATAGGTCTCGTTGAATTTTGGATGAAACCTATAcgaattttaatagaaaatgcTGCTATAAAATCACTTATCAATTGGCTGTATTAATCCCAGTTATTTGATTATGTTGTTAACAAATTTCCATGATTTCATATGACAAATATCAATGATTAGTTAGCGAACTTAGTTAAACTCAACatcaaaattcttaaaattttaatattttgaaaagaaaacaatttttgtaGTACTGaggtatttattaaaatataagttttgaatatataaattactaaaaacaaattaagggcATTAGTTATAATATGTTCTTGCaaattgttatttaattatagattagtactatattataaaatatagtttGGTTTCTTGGTCCAAATAGGCAAATACCATCCATTTTTATGTAGAAGGCCCAAGTacatacttatatatatgatagtcaagaaaatattactttttattctaAATTGGGCTTGAGCCCTCTAAAGTAGTCAAGGGCTATTTTTCTAGCGAATTATCCAAAAGTTATACAATCTCAAGTAATTGTAATTGTAGTAGTCTCAATACTCACTTTCctctttgatgtttttgttcACTGTGGGTGCCAGACTACAATGTGAGTTGGCTACGAGGACCAAACGTGTCCAAAAATCGCTTTTGTAACTTGCGATGTGATAAGAGACATCGAGAAGCAAGTTGATAAGGTCGTCAGTTGTTGAAAATACATAACGGAATGTTTTAAATCATAGACAAATGCATAATTGTGAAATGTCTAAGTTATTGCCAATGTTGATACTTCATGGAGCAGCAGATAAAGTCACAGATCCCACAGTGCAGCAGGAAGGTGATGTAGATGAAAATATAATCACCAACAATAGTTGCTTGGCGTGATCCCTGGCCACTACAAATTCTTTATTCTTTAGGATTAATTACATCTGAAAAATACACAAGGGTATATATGGCTTACAATGAAACCATAACCTTGGCCCTTGCTTGTTTAGCTAGTGCCTCTAAAGCTACATCAACCGCATCTGGCAAATCATAGTTCGTAGCGTTTGGGTGCGCATAAGTCAGTCTCGGGATCAAATCGATGACTGTATCCCTCATTTGAACAACCTCACTCTCCGAGATCCTTAAGAGCTCTTGTTCTATTTGAGTGCTGTTCTTTTCGTCCATGAAAACTGAGTAACTTCTTTTATCGTCCGGAAGATACCACAAGTACTGTGTATACATCGTGTGGGGTGAAAAAAATACGGGTATGCACCCAGCTAATATCGCATCAAATGTTGATCTGCGCGTGAATGAGTCCCCTGGTGCTTGTAGGCAAAACCGTGACCGAGCCATTACTCCTAGTACCGTCATTGGGTCGTGGCACCTAGATTGACGAAATAATCAAGGTTAAAAcattgaagacaaaaaaaatgagacACTCAAAATACAGTTCAACTACCAAGTCCCTAGTTGAATTATTGTTAACCTCTTACTCTCTTAGTCAAATAAGTTGAGAGAGTGTTAACCAATGAAAATGTAAATGTGATAAAGTTTCCAAACGTGGCAGTAGTTGTCAATAAAAGTTAAATACTGTCTAATTATTATGGACCCCCCAATATGAAAATTGTGGTCGTTGTATTAAATAATACTTAATTGCGAAAAACGtataaaaaaaaggagtaaAGAGAAAAACCTGGACCCTCCATTTTCACACTTGAGAAGCTCACAATGACTTGACCCGGCGCATTGTCTGATCAGCTCGTCTCTAATGGCGGCTTTCTCCAACCCTTTTCTCGGCCCACCGACAAAACTAAACAAGTTTGGTCTCTCGACTCTTCTCACCTTGTTTTGCCACGTCACCATCTCTGCTGACGTGTACGGATGAAAATAAGAAGGATACGGTATACCAAAGTGATTGTCACCTTTCCAAGGCTGCCTCTCCACGGTCAGCACCGACATGTTCATGACACGTGGCATTTGCATGAGGATGTTTGCTCCAAAGTCAGTGTCAGAGGAGCGCATGAAATCCCAAGCTGTCCTCCCTATGGCCAAGAAATGATCACGACCGttacttctcctccaccaccgttgATCACTAATGTAGTCGACTAATCTGACGGCTAGCTCGTCTCGTTTGGTCAGGTTCTGTTCTCGGAACACGCTTGAAGCGTAGAGGCCACCGTAGAAAGGGACGTAGAAGATGTCCGCATTGTGTGGATTCCGCGTGCGGCACGGGTGGTTCTCCACACGCGCGTGGAAGATCATCTCGGCTATGAACTGGTGCGTAGCGAACCACGATGTTCTTCCGCTGCGGTGGAGAGGCTGACCGAGGCCGTTGTTGGACACATGCGGACACATGTTGGTGTAGATGTTCAAGTGCCGGCAGTTTTGGAGGAGGCCGATGTTGAACTCATTGGGAAGATCGTAGACGTAGACGGTGAAATTGTGGTGGCACGTGCGTGGGAGTGAGGCTGTGAACTCTGTTGGGAAGGGGAAATGGAGAATTAGGAAGAGGGAACAAACGGAGCAGAAGAGAAGCAGAGTGAGAATTATCAGCTTaatggtttctttgttttttgggtatttctctttctctttgtcctTCTTCTCCAGCCAGAGATCGATTTTGACTTGTCTCAACTTAGTGTAAGTCATTGtaaatggagagagagagaaagctgaAGTGAGATATTTAAAGAAAGAGCGTTACTATTATTTACCTTTACTTTGACGGTGGAACATGAAACCCGGgactttgttgttttcttatgtgttttatattcaaaatttgtaTAGATCATGTAAGAACAATCCACTTGTAAACTCTcactgttttgtttatttaaaaatttatcttcCGAAGAATATTTAACCAATAATGAATATAAGAAAGTTAtattccagttttttttttttttctcccttttaaaaGTTGTTTGAAATTGCTTTTTGTTCTATCTTTGGATAAAAAATTTCGGTAACAACTTGTCTTGGTGAATGGTGATGGAGAAATTTCATAACCATAATTTGGTTTTAACCTTCATTGATAACCATTGTTAAGAGATgtgttattatattatatgccTGCTCCAATTATGAAATAAAGTTTAAGAACTTATCGTGTCCAAGTTACATTTTACATTAGCCACTGCTTCCTTTtaagggcctgactggttcaaacgctgcggttgcgggagattgcggaagcgggcgattgcggtttcaagcgttattaagcgttttgaacgactggtttagtggtttaaaattggtgcatttgcgggaggtttacgactggttgaccagcgggtgcaatagcggttggaacataataaatgtgatatataattatataaatgttttaaaatatcaaaaactttattaaacttgatttataattaaaattcattaaaaatactaaaataattattaaaaaataaataaatttcataatgaaatacttattactttatgcatttggatttttaccaaaactttaatNNNNNNNNNNNNNNNNNNNNNNNNNNNNNNNNNNNNNNNNNNNNNNNNNNNNNNNNNNNNNNNNNNNNNNNNNNNNNNNNNNNNNNNNNNNNNNNNNNNNNNNNNNNNNNNNNNNNNNNNNNNNNNNNNNNNNNNNNNNNNNNNNNNNNNNNNNNNNNNNNNNNNNNNNNNNNNNNNNNNNNNNNNNNNNNNNNNNNNNNNNNNNNNNNNNNNNNNNNNNNNNNNNNNNNNNNNNNNNNNNNNNNNNNNNNNNNNNNNNNNNNNNNNNNNNNNNNNNNNNNNNNNNNNNNNNNNNNNNNNNNNNNNNNNNNNNNNNNNNNNNNNNNNNNNNNNNNNNNNNNNNNNNNNNNNNNNNNNNNNNNNNNNNNNNNNNNNNNNNNNNNNNNNNNNNNNNNNNNNNNNNNNNNNNNNNNNNNNNNNNNNNNNNNNNNNNNNNNNNNNNNNNNNNNNNNNNNNNNNNNNNNNNNNNNNNNNNNNNNNNNNNNNNNNNNNNNNNNNNNNNNNNNNNNNNNNNNNNNNNNNNNNNNNNNNNNNNNNNNNNNNNNNNNNNNNNNNNNNNNNNNNNNNNNNNNNNNNNNNNNNNNNNNNNNNNNNNNNNNNNNNNNNNNNNNNNNNNNNNNNNNNNNNNNNNNNNNNNNNNNNNNNNNNNNNNNNNNNNNNNNNNNNNNNNNNNNNNNNNNNNNNNNNNNNNNNNNNNNNNNNNNNNNNNNNNNNNNNNNNNNNNNNNNNNNNNNNNNNNNNNNNNNNNNNNNNNNNNNNNNNNNNNNNNNNNNNNNNNNNNNNNNNNNNNNNNNNNNNNNNNNNNNNNNNNNNNNNNNNNNNNNNNNNNNNNNNNNNNNNNNNNNNNNNNNNNNNNNNNNNNNNNNNNNNNNNNNNNNNNNNNNNNNNNNNNNNNNNNNNNNNNNNNNNNNNNNNNNNNNNNNNNNNNNNNNNNNNNNNNNNNNNNNNNNNNNNNNNNNNNNNNNNNNNNNNNNNNNNNNNNNNNNNNNNNNNNNNNNNNNNNNNNNNNNNNNNNNNNNNNNNNNNNNNNNNNNNNNNNNNNNNNNNNNNNNNNNNNNNNNNNNNNNNNNNNNNNNNNNNNNNNNNNNNNNNNNNNNNNNNNNNNNNNNNNNNNNNNNNNNNNNNNNNNNNNNNNNNNNNNNNNNNNNNNNNNNNNNNNNNNNNNNNNNNNNNNNNNNNNNNNNNNNNNNNNNNNNNNNNNNNNNNNNNNNNNNNNNNNNNNNNNNNNNNNNNNNNNNNNNNNNNNNNNNNNNNNNNNNNNNNNNNNNNNNNNNNNNNNNNNNNNNNNNNNNNNNNNNNNNNNNNNNNNNNNNNNNNNNNNNNNNNNNNNNNNNNNNNNNNNNNNNNNNNNNNNNNGTGTGATTGGCCCCAAACGCTAGCAACCgcccgcaaacgcaaacgcagcgtttgcgggagctagcgggagaaccagtcaagcTCTAACTGCAAattgatgttttttcttttttcggcTCAAATCAAAAAGTTAgcaaatatatacttttaggcTAACTACTCATGATCACAACATCGATCTCCAGCAAGATTTCAATGGGTCTTgctttaaatgttttttttttttttgctttaattgTTTATATCTTTGTCTCAAGAACCTATGGTTTGATCAAATTCACTAGAATAATATACTAATCTACCAAATAAGCAAATTAAACGAAAAATATGATTGGCTCATGTAAAGTAAATGCTACAGTACAGTATTCGTAGTAAAAATATGTTAAAGTGGCTGACGTTAAGCATCCATAGTTATCACTCATAATAATGCTACAGTACAGTATTCGTAGTAAAAATATGTTAAAGTGGCTGACGTTAAGCATCCATAGTTATCACTCATTTGATGAAGGGCTTTGTAAGTAAAGAGACTAACATattcaacaagacaacaactcCAAAGTTTGAAAAATGAGTGATAATGTCTGGTCATAAAAAAGCTCTTACGAATCTTAGTCTGGAGTCTGTGacataagaaacaaatttataaaaacaaaaggtctAACGGAACAAAATAACAactaaaatagcaaaaaaagtCGAAATCTTGAACTCATAATTTTCAAGCAAACAAGTGGAGCActagaaatttttttcaaaagaccACATTTGGGAGAAAGTGAAAAAGACAGCTACTTTTGGATGTCCTGCTTCAGCTTCCCTCCTGTCCTGCTTCAGCTTCTATCCCAGACGCATACTTTTGGATGGTAGATTAGGTCAGGTGTCAAGGTTTTTCTTCGTCGGAAACCTGGAAAGCGGTAAGACCGAGAGCAGAGCGAGTAGACTGGCATGATGCCATTTGGTTCAAAGGCTTGTTGGATTAAGCTTGAAATAAACTTAAGGCCCAAgaaaagtatatttaggaggataatctaaatatacatatttgttctAAGATAATCTAAATAAGTTATCTTTCCTATTCTAGATTAGGAAATTGGTGTTgagagtttttatatttaaggtGATGCAAGAGAGTTGTAAAACCTTGtgagagagatttgagatttgagagctttaggtttttgagttatttttcctaaagtaataaaagagagttattcttatttttgattCAAAGTTCTTAgatctatatttggtatcagagctagaaTCTAAAGGCGTTTAGTAGAAGGAGAGAGTCGTTAATCTGTGAAGTTGAAACATGAGTGAATTAATTTCAACTACAACCTCGACCGCNNNNN
This genomic window contains:
- the LOC104787886 gene encoding probable xyloglucan galactosyltransferase GT17; this translates as MTYTKLRQVKIDLWLEKKDKEKEKYPKNKETIKLIILTLLLFCSVCSLFLILHFPFPTEFTASLPRTCHHNFTVYVYDLPNEFNIGLLQNCRHLNIYTNMCPHVSNNGLGQPLHRSGRTSWFATHQFIAEMIFHARVENHPCRTRNPHNADIFYVPFYGGLYASSVFREQNLTKRDELAVRLVDYISDQRWWRRSNGRDHFLAIGRTAWDFMRSSDTDFGANILMQMPRVMNMSVLTVERQPWKGDNHFGIPYPSYFHPYTSAEMVTWQNKVRRVERPNLFSFVGGPRKGLEKAAIRDELIRQCAGSSHCELLKCENGGSRCHDPMTVLGVMARSRFCLQAPGDSFTRRSTFDAILAGCIPVFFSPHTMYTQYLWYLPDDKRSYSVFMDEKNSTQIEQELLRISESEVVQMRDTVIDLIPRLTYAHPNATNYDLPDAVDVALEALAKQARAKVMVSL